gtaaaatgaatttttttttaaaaaactaaataaaaaaaatagtttttttttttaaaataaaaatttccgttttaaaaaaaaattaaaaatttttgtttgaaaaaaaattgtttttttttttataaatattatatttaaatttaaattctttgtttcttaaaaaaatcatttttttttttaatttataggggtatttttgtcttattgagaaatctataggagcatttttgtcttattgctagtcttaggtgggacattgacaatgttttggtagttttaaggggacattgtcacaattgaaagtttgagaggacattgtcaattgggtggtagtttgaggaggtatgtgaactttacccttaattatttgattaatactttaacacatCATCTATTAGAGATTTAAAAGTACATGTGGATTACTCAACTCTAACCATCCTTACACTGTTTTTTTTGCAGACACATGAGATATATGTGCAGACAATCTACACAGTCTCATTGTCTCCATTTcctctccatatatatatatatatatatagtttcgtTAGAGAAAGCATTTCTAAAcatctaaaaacaaaatagtaGTTGTGGCCGGCAGGAGACAAATGGCCAGAGTCAGCGATTAAGCCATCACTATCAAAAATGTACCAAAATGGTTTTAAATTGAAGGGAAAACAAATTACCATAAAAGCTTGaatgaatgaaaatttgaaGGGGATATCTTCCGTTCGGTCATGGCATAAATGGCCTAATTTACGCCCACCAACCAGGAGATGACACATCAGCTTGTTTTAACTTACAAAATGTATTTACCCACACCAGATATACCACCCCTCTTAAAATGAAACCATCGTTACAAAGTGAAACCCAAAAACCCACCCCCTGCTTTTTGCCCACCGACTGCCCATTGCCCATCGCCCCGCCCAGCAGGCCGTTCCTACCGCCCCCGCCCAGCAGTCCGACCACCGCCCCCGCCCAGCACGCCATTCCCCAGACCAGCAAGCCGTTCCCCTACACCCACGCCCAGGCCGATCCCACGTCCAGCCGGCTACCCACTGCCCAGCTGGCTGCCCACAACCCAGCAGCCCACTGTTGGAAGTCGAAATAGCCTGAAATCGGCTCCGAAATCACCTGAAAATCGACTTCGAAAATCCAACACGTGTGGTGAACCGTCGGAGCAGCTGGGCGGCGTGGGCTTGGGTGGAGCTGGGTGGCTGGTCGGTGCAAAGCTGGGCGGCGCGGGCTTGGGCGGCGTGGGCTCTGCGAGAGGTGGCAGCGTCTCTTCCAGGGAGGGGGCGGCGTGAAACCAAGCTTTTCGGTGAAAGTTTgctgtttgggtttttttttatttttatatgagcTGAAGCTATTTGGGTTATTATCCTGTGAAACCAAGCTTATTTTGTATGATGAAATAATATGAGGTGGCAGCATTTGAGTGGAAGgcagaaaacatgagttttctgcCTTGACCGTATAGCAGCAGCACTCAAATTTGAATGATTTGAAACAAAATGCCAAGACACGTAAGAGTGGGTACGATTTTCCCtattaaaatttcataaactcAAGTGGGAGTAGTTCAAACTAGCTACTATATTACCAGCCTATAGAGAAATTAGTGTTAAgtgttattaaaatattaattaaatgattttttgatttttttttattaatttaaatttttaggatatgCTGCCCATTCGGATGCATGgcatttctcatataaaatatataggtAGAATAAGTGAACGTGAAGAGTTATTCAattttcaaacttcaaacagACGGGCATTGATTAATGCGGAGTAGGTTGCAGTCGGAGCTGTTGTCAGAACCGTCGAAGATGCAGCCGGAGAAATATCTGTACGGATAACATCTCATTTGCAATTAACGTCACTGTTCGATGCGCTAAACGCTAAAATCCCATACAGCTTATATATTGTATTGTATATAGATGGTGTGGCCATTTGAAATTGGAACCCGGTAAAGTTAGTTATAATGATCGTTAGATGCCTTAGCCGCCTGAAATCCATACAGCTATGTTCTCCATGGGCTTTCTCAAAGCTCAACCTCTCTTCTTTGTCTACCAGTTCAGGGATAAGCTCAAAAGGCACTGCTTTTAGAAAGGAACAAAGAGTTATGTCCCTTTTCAAGCAGTGTTCCACCATGAAAGATTTGAAGCAAGTCCATGCCCATATAATACTAACGGGCTTTAATCACAACCTCTATGTTGTTGGCAAGATAATCGTGTTTTGTGCGGTTTCGGAGGGCGGAGATATGGATTATGCGGCTTCGGTTTTCGATGAAATTGAAAACCCAGATGGGTTTCTTTGGAATACCATGATTAGGGGGTTTGGGAAGACTAGTCAGCCAGAGAAGGCTTTTGAGTTCTATAAGAGAATGCAAGAGAGAGGAGAGGTGGCAGACAATTTCACATTCTCTTTCTTGCTCAAGTTTTGTGGGCAATTGCGGTCTGTTATGTTGGGGAAACTGATACATTGCGATACTGTGAAACATGGCCTGGAATCTCATGTCTTTGTGAGGAACACGCTGATTCATATGTATGGCATGTTTAAGGATATCAAAACTGCACTCCGACTGTTTGAAGAAATACCCAGTCCAGACTTAGTGACTTGGAATACTTTCATTGATTGTCATGTCTATTGTGGGAAGTGCAAGGAAGCACTTGACCTGTTCTTGCGGATGCTGCAGAGCGGCGTACAGCCTGATGAGGCTACATTGGTTGTGACCGTCTCAGCTTGTTCTGATTTGGGTGCGTTAGATTTTGGGAGGTGGGTTCATTCCTGCATTAATCATACTAGCCTAGGCAACATTGTTTCGATGTCTAATTCGCTAATTGACATGTATGCAAAGTGTGGAGCAGTTGAAGAAGCATATGAGATATTCAATGAGATGAAACGGAAGAACATAGTATCATGGAACACAATGATTCTAGGTCTTGCAGCACATGGCCATACAAACGAGGCATTGGCAACTTTCACAAAAATGTTGGAAGAAAAGTTTGAGACACCAAATGATGTTACTTTCTTGGGAGTTTTGTCTGCTTGTAGCCATGGAGGGATGGTAGATGATGGAAGAAgatattttgatgttatgagCAAAGACTACCATATTCAACCAACAATAAAGCATTACGGGTGCATGGTGGATATATTGGGACGAGCCGGGCTTGTGGAGGAGGCTTACCAGTTGATAAGAAGCATGCCAATGGAATGCAATGCCATTGTGTACAGGACATTGTTGGCTGCATGTCGGATGCATGGATATGTTGAGCTTGGGGAGAAGGTGAGAAGCCATCTATTGGAGTTAGAACCAGATCATAGCAGTGATTATGTTCTCCTCGCAAACATGTATGCTAGTGTAGGTAAATGGAACGAAATGACAAGAGTGAGAAAAACAATGCAGGACAGGGGAGTACAGAAACCAGAGCCTGGAAATAGCTTCATTGGCATTCATTCCCCTATGAGATTAAAGATGGAGATGGCCGATGGTTACAAACATAAGATTACTGCATGTACCGCTCGACAAACATTAGATTCTTTGTAGTTAGGCATACATTCAAGGGGAAATTGGGTCATGAGCTCTATTAAGAAGTGTGCGGAAAGTTATTTATAAAAAGCTGAATATTTGTT
This genomic interval from Corylus avellana chromosome ca3, CavTom2PMs-1.0 contains the following:
- the LOC132175326 gene encoding pentatricopeptide repeat-containing protein At1g59720, chloroplastic/mitochondrial-like; the protein is MIVRCLSRLKSIQLCSPWAFSKLNLSSLSTSSGISSKGTAFRKEQRVMSLFKQCSTMKDLKQVHAHIILTGFNHNLYVVGKIIVFCAVSEGGDMDYAASVFDEIENPDGFLWNTMIRGFGKTSQPEKAFEFYKRMQERGEVADNFTFSFLLKFCGQLRSVMLGKLIHCDTVKHGLESHVFVRNTLIHMYGMFKDIKTALRLFEEIPSPDLVTWNTFIDCHVYCGKCKEALDLFLRMLQSGVQPDEATLVVTVSACSDLGALDFGRWVHSCINHTSLGNIVSMSNSLIDMYAKCGAVEEAYEIFNEMKRKNIVSWNTMILGLAAHGHTNEALATFTKMLEEKFETPNDVTFLGVLSACSHGGMVDDGRRYFDVMSKDYHIQPTIKHYGCMVDILGRAGLVEEAYQLIRSMPMECNAIVYRTLLAACRMHGYVELGEKVRSHLLELEPDHSSDYVLLANMYASVGKWNEMTRVRKTMQDRGVQKPEPGNSFIGIHSPMRLKMEMADGYKHKITACTARQTLDSL